A single region of the Salvia splendens isolate huo1 chromosome 18, SspV2, whole genome shotgun sequence genome encodes:
- the LOC121776188 gene encoding uncharacterized protein LOC121776188 has product MAAQGTHLLQLVLSCRKITAQVTCSSSKSIVAMASSTEEEFIKAYRAKLNRFPRSSIYWDSKTASRIGDKIGIRLQEKGVSSVGIDVREELSRPIHYRRLLGPFFESVKRTGITVSGAEDLVFLGR; this is encoded by the coding sequence ATGGCGGCCCAGGGCACACACCTCCTCCAATTAGTTCTGTCCTGCCGGAAAATCACGGCGCAGGTGACGTGCAGCAGCTCGAAGTCGATCGTAGCCATGGCCTCATCGACCGAGGAAGAGTTCATCAAAGCTTACAGAGCGAAATTGAACCGGTTCCCACGGTCGAGCATCTACTGGGACTCGAAGACCGCATCGCGAATCGGCGATAAGATCGGGATCCGCCTCCAAGAGAAGGGCGTGTCGAGCGTGGGAATCGACGTGCGGGAGGAGCTGTCGAGGCCTATCCACTACCGCAGGCTGCTGGGGCCCTTCTTCGAATCGGTGAAGCGGACTGGAATCACCGTCAGCGGCGCCGAGGATTTGGTTTTCCTCGGCCGGTGA
- the LOC121775949 gene encoding probable WRKY transcription factor 12 isoform X1 — MEGPPIFDHHHLPITFSDQMGFVQFEDHHNPVLSFLPPPPPVKAAAAAAGFSHDEQQLPVNRSSWNNNDQVVVDPKAVNDESNNANDASNSWWRSSSSDKNKVKIRRKLREPRFCFQTRSDVDVLDDGYKWRKYGQKVVKNSLHPRSYYRCTHSNCRVKKRVERLSEDCRMVITTYEGRHNHSPSDDSNSEHDCYTSF; from the exons ATGGAAGGCCCTCCCATTTTCGATCATCACCATCTCCCGATTACCTTCTCTGATCAAATGGGGTTTGTTCAGTTCGAGGATCATCACAATCCGGTGCTCAGCTTcctcccgccgccgccgcccgtgaaagccgccgccgccgccgcagggTTCAGTCATGATGAGCAGCAGCTTCCTGTGAATAGATCCTCATGGAATAATAACGACCAAGTA GTGGTGGATCCTAAGGCTGTGAATGATGAGAGTAACAACGCCAACGACGCTTCCAATTCATG GTGGAGGAGTTCTTCGTCGGACAAGAACAAGGTGAAGATAAGGAGGAAGCTGCGGGAGCCGAGGTTTTGTTTTCAGACGAGGAGCGATGTCGATGTTCTTGATGATGGATACAAATGGAGGAAGTATGGCCAGAAAGTTGTCAAGAATAGCCTCCATCCAAG AAGCTACTACCGATGCACGCATAGCAATTGTCGGGTGAAGAAGAGAGTGGAGCGGCTGTCGGAAGACTGCAGGATGGTGATTACAACGTATGAAGGCAGACACAACCACTCTCCCTCTGATGATTCCAACTCCGAGCACGACTGTTACACCTCTTTTTAA
- the LOC121775949 gene encoding probable WRKY transcription factor 12 isoform X2, protein MEGPPIFDHHHLPITFSDQMGFVQFEDHHNPVLSFLPPPPPVKAAAAAAGFSHDEQQLPVNRSSWNNNDQVVDPKAVNDESNNANDASNSWWRSSSSDKNKVKIRRKLREPRFCFQTRSDVDVLDDGYKWRKYGQKVVKNSLHPRSYYRCTHSNCRVKKRVERLSEDCRMVITTYEGRHNHSPSDDSNSEHDCYTSF, encoded by the exons ATGGAAGGCCCTCCCATTTTCGATCATCACCATCTCCCGATTACCTTCTCTGATCAAATGGGGTTTGTTCAGTTCGAGGATCATCACAATCCGGTGCTCAGCTTcctcccgccgccgccgcccgtgaaagccgccgccgccgccgcagggTTCAGTCATGATGAGCAGCAGCTTCCTGTGAATAGATCCTCATGGAATAATAACGACCAA GTGGTGGATCCTAAGGCTGTGAATGATGAGAGTAACAACGCCAACGACGCTTCCAATTCATG GTGGAGGAGTTCTTCGTCGGACAAGAACAAGGTGAAGATAAGGAGGAAGCTGCGGGAGCCGAGGTTTTGTTTTCAGACGAGGAGCGATGTCGATGTTCTTGATGATGGATACAAATGGAGGAAGTATGGCCAGAAAGTTGTCAAGAATAGCCTCCATCCAAG AAGCTACTACCGATGCACGCATAGCAATTGTCGGGTGAAGAAGAGAGTGGAGCGGCTGTCGGAAGACTGCAGGATGGTGATTACAACGTATGAAGGCAGACACAACCACTCTCCCTCTGATGATTCCAACTCCGAGCACGACTGTTACACCTCTTTTTAA